GATTTGAGGAGCCTacactttcttcatcttcctcgtGCTCCTTGGTGTAAACCACAGTGTGAACCTTTGCCTTGAGTTCCTCTTTACATGAAACTACAAGTTCCACTCGTCGCCTCATTCTAGAAGGAATCGAACTTTTGAAATCCTTTCGAACCAAATGTGAAGCAGGCGTTGTAACTTTtaaataacttctcaaattcttatttttcttcacCAGACCTAACCTCTCAAACACAAAAGTTCTTGTAGTCGATTCTCCAAGTCGATCAAAGACGGAAGGCTTTTTGTTGGGAGTAGTGACATCATCTTCAAAAGTTATATGGTTGTTTCTTGCCCTTCTTATGGAAATGCGAATTGGTGGTGGTTGGCTATAGCCTAGGCCTTCACGTGCTTGCCTAAGTGTGTCTTCTGATACAAGTTTCCCTAACATTGATGGCTCATCAGGGTTGTATCCAGCTTTCACAAATAACTTGTAAGCATTGGGATCAAAACCTTCTTTTATGCGTTTTGTAGGGAGCGCCACATCTCGCACTTGATTTTGAGAGATTGACTTTTCTGGCAGCTTTGAAGACAAGTTTTTTGCATCAATCTGTCTGATAGGAAGAGTTAGCCCTCTCAATACATTTTCTTGAAAGTTAGATGAttgatcttcttctttcttcaccTTTGGAACATAGCAAAGTCTAGAAGTCAGCTTTTTATTCGAAGACATGATCTTCCCTTCATTAAGAATTGGACAAAGTTCTTTAGTGTCGACGTTTACCTTTCCGACTGTTGCATTGATTCTTTTTCTTATGACCTTATCGGACATGATTGGTTTTACATCATTAGATTTGGCCCCTTTAACAacataacttttcaaatagAATTTCGCATCGACAAAGTGTGTCTCAACTTCGGTGAAAGGATTATCATATGCAACTATCTTCCTTTCAATCCCGCCATCAAGATACTTCAAACATAGTAAGAAGATGAGACAATTCTATTCTCATGTACCTAAGGTCTGCCACGTAATATATTGTACGACGTCTTTGCGTCAATCACATGCATCCATGCGCTTGATCGCAAATCTTCCATGTGGATCTCTAATTTAATAGAGCCTATGGACCTCTGCCCCCTTGATTAAAACCTTGTTTCAACAGATGATTTTCACTAAGTTCACCAGTCGTGATGCCGAGTTCCTTCAATATGTGGATAGGTAGAATGTTGACTCCAGATCCTTCATCTATTaagattctatttatctttttctctAGCACATGACCCGCCATATACAAAGGACGATTGTGTAGTGTTTCACCAAATAGAAGATCGTTATctgtaaatgtgatttttgtatcACATGCATGTGCTTCTTGGGAAGAAGGTTCAGTAGGTGTTTTAGAAGGTGAAGGAGACATCATTGATGATATTTCCCTTGTTGTCTTTTCATAGTCATTATGAGACACTTTTTGGGGAGGATTCCCTCGTTATTCCTTCTTTGTCAGTAGGAGGCACCTTCATTGTTTTTGCTTTATTAGCATTGAAACATGATGCCTCGACATTGTCTTGAGTAGACTTTATGTCGAGCAAACTTGGTAAGAGTTCCTCTAGAGTCACAGGACGTCGGGGTTTTTGGTAGTGATGCACTTCTACCTTTGCCCTCTTTGGGCGCTTGATTGATTTCTGCTTCTCCAATTTCTTCACCATTTTCCCTTTAATCGGTGGCTTGGATGGTTCTTTTCGTAAGCTTGACTTGTTGCGTCTTCACCTAATTACAAGAATTCAGCCTTCGTCACCATCTATATCAACTTCCTACTCCAATGACTCTTCTTCATGCTTTTCAGAGATATATATTTGGACCGGATCGAGTGAGCCGAACGTGAAAGAGATCTGATTAGAAGTAGCCTTCTCATCATCAAGGACAATTTTCTTTTCGTTAACCAATCGCATCACTCTATCCTtgaagacaaaacatttttctAGAGGATGGCTCACAAGTCTATCATACTTGCAATAATTTGGGTCATCAGCTTTTCCAGCTTCATTGGGTCACTTCATCTCTGGCAAGTCAATGAGCTTTAACTCGagcaactcatcaaaaatctCAGAAACGTCAGAATCCAAGAAGGGATATTTTTTTCCTTGCATTTCCCTTAGTGTCGACTTTTGATTTGAACGTGCTTGGAAAGCCGTTCTCATATTTTGCTTCATGCCCTCATTCGTAGTGATCTTCGCAGGCGACACATTAACATTCATGGATTCTTTATTGTCATTTCTAGGCACAAATTTACTCTGTATCTTGGGTTCCTACTTGTCGCTTCCTTTGCAATGGTCTCGAACATACGTCATATCTTTTCCAGCAGAGGACATGCTTAACTCCATATCATGAGCGCGAGTAGCAATATCTTCGAAGGATTTTGGTTTTATTCCTTGTAAGATGTAAAGAAGCTCCCAGTGCATTCCTTAGATACACATTTCGATTGCAGAAGCTTCACTAAGCCTATCCTTGCAATTTAGGATCGTGTTCCTCCATCGATTTATGAAATCTATAACCGGTTCATCCTTCCTTTGGTGAGTATTTTTGAGTTCTACCATGCTCATTGTACGCCTTGTGCTATAGAAGCGATTGAGAAATTCGTGCTCTAGTTGGTCCCAACTATCAATAGAATTAGGTTTGAGATCCATATACTAATTAAAGGCATTTCTTTTTAGAGAGCGGACAAATTGTTTGACGAGATGGTCTCCATAGGTTCCAACATTATTGCATGTCTCCACGAAGTGTGCAACATATTGTTTTGGATTTCCTTTACCctcaaattgttgaaatttgggAGGTTGATAACCAGCAGGCATTTTGAAGTTATCAATTCTCGCAGTGTATGGCTTGGCATACATGTGACAAGACTTGGTGGAGACTTCATACTTATCTTTGATAGTGCCTTCAATAAACTCTTTCAAGCGATCAAGTGGGATCATTCCTTCAGAAGAAACTGGCATCTTATTAACAAGCGGTGCTTTCTTCGTAGGATCTCcgatctcttgaacttcaacacCCTTTCCAGGCACATGACTCGCTTCTCCATCTAAAAGTCCTTCCATCCTATCCATCAACTTATCAATTCGAGACTCTTGGTGTTGTACATGCTTTGTCAATCCTTCAACCAACTTTGTCAGATTTGCGAGTTGTTCATCAGGAGAGGAAGCAACAGTTACCATCGTTTGCATGATCATTGGAGATGTAGGAGAGTAGCATGGATTGTCGCATAAGTTAATCTTCAGCGGACTCACGTTACGCGATGTATATGGAGATGATTCATTAGTTGAATCATAGTTCTCCCTTGTGGTAGAATTCTTGGAACCAGATTGCTCAAGTAGAGCCAATGTCTCCTTGATCTTTTCAGCAATACTGTTTCCTCCTTCCAAAGAATTTGTGGAGGAACTTGCTCTTTTTGGAGTTAAAGACCCAAAAATAGGAGTTGATGCGGATGACACTTGCAGTGTTTGTTGTCCTAGTGTAGCAGCTTTGTTTCTCGTAACAACTCCGAAACTTCCAAAGGTAACATCAAGAATGCCTTCAACTTCAGTAGAGAACTTGGAGCTAGTGGCCTTAGAGGCAGTTGATCGAGAGTTTTTCTTCATGGAAGTCATCTCGATGTTGtttgatgcttgaaaagttgagatgagaggtagagattgtcccactgggcgtgccagaatttgtagacaataaaattcgcatcgagaaaataataatcaagaatggaaaattatagcaacaatcgtatctattatttcaaagtgcgagtgttacaatctctatgattcctctgaattcgccttttcaaatatGAATTCAAGGACTTTaaagcttgttcttgaatcttcgatgaatttgaactttgaactttatcttgatcttgacttttacttgaattcaagggcttcgagcttgttcttgaatctgatggtcttgatcttgattgtTCTTGAACTCgaatgcttgaattcttaaacttgtagcttTATAGAGAATTTTATGGTGTTTGTACCACAaattttctctagcttcttgtttagaattttctGTCTTCTAttctgaattatgaggacccctatttatagttttagaatagagGAGTTGCGATTGGAACATGATTCCCTTCgaccaatcagatttaagtgataTGTCATATGGGCTTTATGGAGCGGGCTTGTCATCTTTGACACATGTCATG
This genomic stretch from Solanum stenotomum isolate F172 chromosome 10, ASM1918654v1, whole genome shotgun sequence harbors:
- the LOC125842824 gene encoding uncharacterized protein LOC125842824, with amino-acid sequence MVKKLEKQKSIKRPKRAKVEVHHYQKPRRPVTLEELLPSLLDIKSTQDNVEASCFNANKAKTMKYLDGGIERKIVAYDNPFTEVETHFVDAKFYLKSYVVKGAKSNDVKPIMSDKVIRKRINATVGKVNVDTKELCPILNEGKIMSSNKKLTSRLCYVPKVKKEEDQSSNFQENVLRGLTLPIRQIDAKNLSSKLPEKSISQNQVRDVALPTKRIKEGFDPNAYKLFVKAGYNPDEPSMLGKLVSEDTLRQAREGLGYSQPPPIRISIRRARNNHITFEDDVTTPNKKPSVFDRLGESTTRTFVFERLGLVKKNKNLRSYLKVTTPASHLVRKDFKSSIPSRMRRRVELVVSCKEELKAKVHTVVYTKEHEEDEESVGSSNHITIQNEYDYLPQMKIDEELEDIVWSCHKSINDNDPLEEKDAGDAAPELKEGIKTTIDPLKEVNLGTDEDPRPTYLSAFLEVDEQIASMNILKEYRDVFAWSYKEMPGLNPKVAVHQLAVKNGSRPVKQAQRYFRPDLVPLIENEVNKLIEADFIREVKYPTWISSIIPVRKKNGQIRVCVDFRDLNNACPNEFPLPIPELMIDATTGYEVMLFMDGSSGYNQIRMAPKDEELTAFRTPKGIYC